In the Planktothrix serta PCC 8927 genome, one interval contains:
- a CDS encoding chloride channel protein — protein sequence METLYGKAIEEFLLLKNQKDYSLTNIPDNSARITQFLGFNLENWGLNLSPQFCRMKQPCIAGVLFVVEELLHDVSGITLGPAIIASFIGAVVSRLLGGQEFSDSLTKTIILETVQDRLVYAREIPLFIVLGILAGVLGTLFSRSIIAGSKFNRRVLHWGLPQRMAVAGLLSGLVVSLLPLSFRNNTGIRELILSGELPWQTSALAFTAHFILTAIAASSGAPGGLFAPSLVLGSALGHLVGSWESEFMLGIDQPTVFAFAGMGAFFCAVARTPMTAVVIVFEITTDFGLVLPLMISCIVAYLIAEKLDPESLYDQLLKLSGIELKPDKPMDGVLEKLRASDVMQRNVETLSGHLTLEQVIEAFATSHHRGFPVVENGKLVGIITQTDLTQISSRQLSDQTPIDQLMTTQPITVGPDDNLTQVLYLLGHYKLSRLPVIEHHHLIGIITRSDIIRAELGQISGETTQVGRHHEPSYIAYQTRGPQTGNGRLLVSLYNPQTAPTLLKIAIAIAQERNYELECLTVITIPYSQSPSETPVRLTKSRRLLQQAERLGQHLQISVHTQIRVSHDVAQAILETTQKEHIDLLLMGWHGEKSAPDRIFGNVMDTVIRQIPCQIMLVKWAKHQISDDPQTDGNSDIAACPVLGWQRWLVPVRDTLEHSVSVQLLPALVQLSLSPQVRLCRVVKTGISEQEIKDFKRASEHLSDRLNTEVIFNSVCSNSVSEAVIDLANKDQCDVILLGASREGMLRQVIQGNIPEAIAKNCHCTVILVRPALQK from the coding sequence ATGGAAACTCTCTATGGAAAAGCCATAGAGGAGTTTTTACTACTCAAAAATCAGAAAGATTATTCCTTGACTAACATTCCTGATAATTCAGCTAGAATTACTCAGTTTTTGGGTTTTAATTTAGAAAATTGGGGACTCAATTTGTCTCCCCAATTTTGTAGAATGAAACAGCCCTGCATCGCGGGGGTGTTATTTGTAGTCGAAGAACTGCTACATGATGTGTCAGGAATTACCCTTGGCCCTGCGATTATTGCCTCTTTTATTGGGGCGGTGGTTTCCCGTTTATTAGGAGGTCAAGAATTTAGTGATAGCCTAACAAAAACAATTATATTAGAAACGGTACAGGATCGATTAGTTTATGCCAGAGAAATTCCGTTATTTATTGTATTAGGAATTCTAGCGGGAGTTTTAGGAACCCTCTTTAGCCGCAGTATTATTGCGGGTTCAAAATTTAATCGTCGAGTGTTACATTGGGGATTACCTCAACGCATGGCGGTTGCAGGTTTATTATCAGGTTTAGTGGTATCTTTATTGCCTCTTTCCTTTAGAAATAATACCGGAATTCGAGAATTAATTTTAAGTGGAGAATTGCCCTGGCAAACCAGTGCTTTAGCGTTTACGGCTCATTTTATATTAACAGCAATTGCAGCCAGTTCCGGCGCACCAGGAGGATTATTTGCTCCCTCTTTAGTATTAGGTTCGGCGTTAGGACATTTAGTGGGAAGTTGGGAATCAGAATTCATGTTAGGCATTGACCAACCCACAGTTTTTGCCTTTGCAGGAATGGGGGCATTTTTTTGTGCCGTGGCGCGAACACCGATGACGGCGGTTGTAATTGTGTTTGAAATTACAACGGATTTCGGGTTAGTTTTACCGTTAATGATTTCTTGCATTGTAGCTTATTTAATTGCCGAAAAACTTGATCCTGAATCTCTCTATGATCAGTTATTAAAATTAAGTGGAATTGAACTTAAACCCGACAAACCTATGGATGGAGTATTAGAGAAATTACGAGCCTCTGATGTAATGCAACGCAATGTCGAAACCCTGTCGGGTCATTTAACCTTAGAACAAGTGATTGAAGCCTTTGCAACCTCCCATCATCGCGGATTTCCTGTGGTTGAAAATGGCAAATTAGTGGGAATTATTACCCAAACGGATTTAACCCAAATTAGTAGCCGTCAATTATCCGATCAGACCCCGATTGATCAGTTAATGACAACTCAACCGATTACCGTTGGGCCTGATGATAATTTAACTCAGGTTTTGTATTTATTGGGTCATTATAAACTCAGTCGTTTACCTGTTATTGAACATCATCATTTAATCGGAATTATTACTCGCAGTGATATTATTCGCGCCGAATTAGGTCAAATTAGTGGGGAAACAACCCAAGTGGGACGACATCATGAACCTTCTTATATTGCTTATCAAACCAGGGGGCCACAAACAGGAAATGGTCGTTTATTAGTCTCATTATATAACCCTCAAACTGCCCCAACCTTATTAAAAATTGCTATAGCGATCGCCCAAGAACGCAATTATGAATTAGAATGTTTAACCGTGATTACAATTCCCTATAGTCAATCCCCTTCAGAAACTCCAGTTCGGTTAACAAAAAGTCGGCGTTTATTACAACAAGCTGAACGCTTAGGACAGCATTTACAGATTTCTGTTCATACTCAAATTCGAGTTTCCCATGATGTTGCTCAAGCGATTTTAGAAACTACTCAAAAGGAACATATTGATTTATTATTAATGGGTTGGCATGGGGAGAAGTCAGCCCCAGACAGGATTTTTGGCAACGTTATGGATACAGTTATTCGTCAAATTCCCTGCCAAATTATGTTAGTTAAATGGGCGAAACATCAAATTTCTGATGATCCTCAAACTGATGGCAATTCAGATATTGCGGCTTGCCCTGTTTTGGGCTGGCAGCGTTGGTTAGTTCCCGTGAGAGATACTTTAGAACATTCCGTTTCTGTGCAGCTTTTACCAGCATTAGTTCAGTTAAGTTTATCTCCTCAAGTTCGTCTTTGTCGGGTGGTGAAAACGGGGATTTCTGAACAGGAAATCAAAGATTTTAAGCGGGCTTCAGAACATTTAAGTGATCGTTTAAACACGGAGGTTATTTTTAACAGTGTTTGTTCTAATTCCGTATCAGAAGCCGTTATTGATTTAGCCAATAAAGATCAATGTGATGTGATTCTATTAGGAGCTAGTCGAGAAGGAATGTTAAGACAAGTGATTCAGGGAAATATCCCAGAAGCGATCGCTAAAAATTGTCACTGTACTGTCATTTTAGTGCGACCTGCGCTTCAAAAATAA
- a CDS encoding thioredoxin family protein — MQGTLINSYAPDFELPGIDDEVHHLARYLEKYQAVVVVFMCNHCPYVRLYLNRLKQLQQDYQEQGLIFVGINANDSIQYPNDSFENMKSFAQEQGLNFPYIRDITQEVAHCFGANNTPEAFLLDQEGIVRYRGLIDNNPTSPENVTVPYLKNAIAQLLNNQPITPERTDSMGCSIKWRH, encoded by the coding sequence ATGCAGGGTACTTTAATTAATAGCTACGCTCCAGATTTTGAATTACCAGGAATTGATGATGAAGTTCATCATTTGGCTCGTTATTTAGAAAAATATCAAGCCGTTGTGGTGGTTTTTATGTGTAACCACTGTCCTTATGTTCGTTTGTATTTAAACCGTCTCAAACAGTTACAACAAGACTATCAAGAACAAGGGTTAATCTTTGTAGGAATTAATGCCAATGATTCCATCCAATACCCGAATGATAGTTTTGAGAATATGAAAAGTTTTGCCCAAGAACAGGGGTTAAATTTTCCTTATATTCGAGATATTACCCAAGAAGTCGCGCACTGTTTTGGGGCTAATAATACCCCAGAAGCATTTTTATTAGATCAGGAAGGAATTGTGCGTTATCGAGGCTTAATTGATAATAATCCGACTTCTCCAGAAAATGTCACTGTCCCCTATTTAAAAAATGCGATCGCCCAACTTCTCAACAATCAACCCATTACTCCAGAACGGACAGACTCTATGGGTTGTTCGATTAAATGGAGACATTGA
- a CDS encoding Mo-dependent nitrogenase C-terminal domain-containing protein — protein MRNLISHLLNPLRQGLDNLDIHNPDLALFLYRVIPAKCPFARDIKLFGYTILHIPPLCKLNPFYEQLMGLRFRAMCYLVDECGMTI, from the coding sequence ATGCGTAACCTAATCTCTCATCTGCTTAATCCTCTCCGTCAAGGGTTAGATAATCTGGATATTCATAATCCTGATTTAGCCCTATTTTTATATCGGGTAATTCCAGCGAAATGTCCCTTTGCACGGGATATTAAACTATTTGGATATACAATTTTGCATATTCCTCCCCTATGCAAACTCAATCCTTTTTATGAACAATTGATGGGTTTGCGGTTTCGAGCAATGTGTTATTTAGTCGATGAATGTGGGATGACGATTTAA
- the pyrH gene encoding UMP kinase, whose translation MGTAYKRILLKLSGEALMGDLGYGIDPAVVQDIAQEVAEVVNMGVQVAIVVGGGNIFRGVKAAAGGMDRATADYVGMIATVMNSITLQDALEQIGVPTRVQTAIAMQEIAEPYIRRKAIRHLELNRVVIFGAGSGNPFFTTDTTAALRAAEIDAEVIFKATKVDGIYDSDPKKNPEAKRYKTLTYGYVLTHDLRVMDSTAIALCKENNIPIIVFDLTVRGNISRAVSGDPVGTLVGGLCEVS comes from the coding sequence ATGGGAACAGCGTACAAACGCATTTTACTAAAATTGAGTGGCGAAGCCTTAATGGGAGATTTGGGCTATGGTATTGATCCAGCCGTTGTTCAAGACATTGCCCAAGAAGTCGCCGAAGTTGTCAATATGGGCGTACAAGTCGCCATTGTGGTCGGTGGCGGTAACATTTTTAGAGGGGTGAAAGCCGCCGCTGGGGGAATGGATCGAGCAACGGCCGATTATGTCGGGATGATTGCAACAGTAATGAATTCGATTACCTTGCAAGATGCCCTAGAACAAATTGGAGTTCCGACCCGGGTACAAACGGCCATCGCCATGCAGGAAATTGCCGAACCCTATATCAGACGCAAAGCCATTCGCCACCTAGAACTAAACCGGGTGGTTATTTTTGGGGCGGGTTCCGGGAATCCTTTTTTCACAACGGATACAACCGCAGCATTACGGGCGGCGGAAATTGATGCCGAAGTGATTTTTAAAGCCACTAAGGTTGATGGCATTTACGATAGCGATCCGAAAAAAAACCCAGAAGCCAAACGTTACAAAACATTGACCTACGGCTACGTTCTCACCCATGATTTACGGGTAATGGACAGTACGGCGATTGCGCTGTGCAAAGAAAATAATATCCCTATTATTGTATTTGACCTCACTGTCCGGGGAAATATTAGCCGTGCGGTGAGTGGTGACCCTGTTGGAACTTTAGTAGGAGGTTTGTGTGAAGTTAGCTGA
- the pbpC gene encoding penicillin-binding protein 1C gives MNRILPQILYCFRHRAIRTIIVILCLGGIVRSLPYLAPIQAEDIQQKDVAFEFSDRNHLPLGTILSSNQDHTAIVPLSQISPHFIQGIIAAEDKRYYQHGAVDSVALVRSILEAFQAKQIVSGASTITMQLARLLEPAPRTLPNKFGEIWLSWRLTAGMNKQQILEAYINRLPMGGNLYGVEAAAKIYFNTSASELNLAQASILVALPNDPTDLNPYHNLSALKKRQNYVLKRMIEDGYITTIQAERAYQETLTFQPQQQGIIAAPHFLFWLTEKLTRSSPSSEPLTQRGLANYIKTTIDRPLQQFIEAQIQQILINLKDNNVDHAAAIVLDNHTGEVLAYVGSPNYFNSDQLGRNDGVQALRQPGSTLKPFLYELALAEAVIQPNTILADVPTYYAIPGAKLYSPTDYSETFLGPVRVRVALANSLNVPAVKVLEKVTVPVFLERLKKLGFQHLTHTPDYYGLGLTLGSGEVSLWELAQAYLIMANQGKVINPNVILSEAQLIKLNSPSIDTAVSWQLITNMLSDAHARAYSFGIDSVLNLPFPVAVKTGTSSNYRDTWTVGFTTDYTVATWVGNFDGQGMQNVSGVMGAAPLWNRIILHLHETKEPGNFPKPLGFVQLPICATTGLRPTPDCSGGIVLEYFDLKNVSAYYQKSPQIKLNSEYNEWLSRQSHPQLTQNQLTIISPQADDYFVIHSGDDSKLEFKITNPSQQSVEWWLNGKKINVQSANSLFWQLQPGQWTLTVKQGTQQDTVQFQVQQAEKKPYRRGFSVVNTNK, from the coding sequence ATGAACAGAATTCTACCCCAAATTTTGTATTGTTTTCGCCATCGGGCGATCCGAACAATTATAGTAATATTATGTTTGGGGGGAATAGTGCGATCGCTGCCCTATCTCGCTCCCATTCAAGCAGAAGATATTCAACAAAAAGATGTAGCGTTTGAATTTAGCGATCGCAATCATTTACCATTAGGAACCATTCTGAGTTCTAATCAAGATCATACTGCAATTGTGCCTTTAAGTCAAATTTCACCCCATTTTATTCAAGGGATTATTGCCGCCGAAGATAAACGCTATTATCAACATGGAGCGGTTGATTCTGTTGCCTTAGTTCGTTCTATTTTAGAAGCTTTTCAAGCCAAACAAATTGTGAGCGGTGCGTCTACAATTACCATGCAATTAGCACGATTATTAGAACCTGCACCCCGAACATTACCGAATAAATTTGGTGAAATTTGGTTATCATGGCGACTCACGGCGGGAATGAATAAACAGCAAATCTTAGAAGCTTATATTAACCGTTTACCGATGGGAGGAAATTTGTATGGTGTTGAAGCCGCTGCAAAAATCTATTTTAACACCTCAGCATCGGAATTAAATTTAGCCCAAGCCAGTATATTAGTAGCCCTTCCCAATGACCCTACAGACTTAAATCCATACCATAATTTATCTGCCTTAAAAAAACGTCAAAATTATGTCTTAAAGCGCATGATTGAAGATGGATATATTACTACTATTCAAGCGGAACGTGCCTATCAAGAAACGTTAACATTCCAACCCCAACAACAAGGAATTATTGCCGCACCCCATTTTCTATTTTGGCTAACTGAAAAGTTAACTCGTTCATCCCCTTCTTCTGAACCTTTGACACAGCGCGGATTAGCTAATTACATCAAAACCACCATTGATCGCCCCTTACAGCAATTTATTGAAGCACAAATTCAGCAAATTTTGATTAATTTAAAAGACAATAATGTTGATCATGCTGCTGCTATTGTGCTTGATAATCACACCGGAGAAGTATTAGCTTATGTCGGTTCTCCCAATTATTTTAATAGCGATCAATTAGGGCGAAATGATGGCGTTCAAGCTCTGCGACAACCTGGATCAACGTTGAAACCGTTTTTATATGAATTAGCCTTAGCAGAAGCAGTGATTCAACCCAATACAATTTTAGCAGATGTTCCTACTTATTATGCCATTCCTGGGGCAAAACTTTACAGTCCAACGGACTACAGCGAAACCTTTTTAGGCCCCGTGCGGGTGCGAGTTGCGTTGGCAAATTCTTTAAATGTTCCGGCGGTAAAAGTATTAGAAAAGGTGACAGTTCCCGTATTTTTAGAACGATTAAAAAAATTAGGCTTTCAACATTTAACCCATACTCCTGATTATTATGGTTTAGGATTAACATTAGGAAGTGGAGAAGTGAGTTTATGGGAGTTAGCCCAGGCTTATTTAATTATGGCAAATCAGGGTAAAGTTATTAATCCTAATGTGATCTTAAGTGAAGCACAGCTTATTAAGCTTAATTCACCATCTATTGATACGGCTGTATCCTGGCAATTAATCACCAATATGTTAAGTGATGCTCATGCGAGAGCTTATTCTTTTGGGATTGATTCTGTGTTAAATTTACCCTTCCCCGTTGCAGTAAAAACGGGAACTTCTTCTAATTATCGAGATACTTGGACAGTGGGGTTTACAACTGATTATACCGTTGCAACTTGGGTGGGAAATTTTGACGGTCAAGGAATGCAAAATGTGTCTGGGGTAATGGGTGCAGCACCTTTATGGAATCGAATTATATTGCATTTACATGAAACAAAAGAACCGGGTAATTTTCCCAAACCTTTAGGGTTTGTTCAGTTACCGATTTGTGCAACAACAGGGTTACGTCCGACTCCCGATTGTTCTGGAGGAATTGTATTAGAATATTTTGATCTAAAAAACGTTTCTGCATATTATCAAAAATCACCTCAAATCAAATTAAATTCTGAATATAATGAATGGTTATCTCGACAATCTCATCCTCAGTTAACACAAAATCAGTTAACAATTATTTCTCCTCAAGCTGATGATTATTTTGTGATTCATTCGGGAGATGATTCTAAATTGGAATTTAAAATTACTAACCCTTCTCAACAGTCTGTGGAATGGTGGTTAAATGGGAAAAAAATCAATGTTCAGTCTGCTAATTCTCTGTTTTGGCAATTGCAACCGGGACAATGGACATTAACAGTTAAACAAGGAACTCAACAGGATACCGTTCAATTTCAAGTGCAACAAGCAGAGAAAAAACCCTATCGTCGCGGGTTTTCAGTGGTTAATACTAATAAATAG
- a CDS encoding RNA-guided endonuclease InsQ/TnpB family protein, translated as MTKITRIIKLKFVDLNRCKAQMFEQMTEENTQIANKLLSLPIKERRKMTTSKIMSELKSALVNQVIRHTTSPTGRKTKQYKVLPVEVNNQNWKLTQKGETYSISFPTLKGEKRIPIEVAFAHWQPILDGLLEGTIQGGSFKLIKHKNKWYVYLSITEDVPEVKTEKRLGCDRGQNNLAVVAPKEGFGKFFNGQGVKHRRRYFQQRRKQLQEAKKFRALKKWNKKEQRWSEAVNHTISRRIVRFAQYHNADVVIEDLEGCRGTMKQSQKFRSDSGQSRHSWSYYSLEQKLGYKLVLKGLKLIKRPAPYTSKSCSTCGVIGKRNRQDFNCPNGHYHNSDLNAAKNLAQWDGFSCDLNLKRDASVMDSSGLNHGVLGTPPNSMNTVKQEYIQLTLFLTGLDTRIPPL; from the coding sequence ATGACTAAGATAACTCGGATAATTAAATTAAAATTCGTGGATCTCAACCGTTGTAAAGCTCAGATGTTTGAGCAAATGACGGAAGAAAACACACAAATTGCTAACAAGCTGTTGTCATTGCCGATTAAAGAACGGCGTAAAATGACAACATCTAAAATCATGTCCGAGTTGAAATCTGCCCTAGTTAATCAAGTAATCCGACATACCACATCCCCAACGGGTCGCAAAACTAAACAATATAAAGTTCTTCCTGTGGAAGTTAATAACCAAAACTGGAAGTTAACCCAAAAAGGTGAAACTTATTCAATTAGCTTCCCGACTCTCAAAGGTGAAAAAAGAATCCCCATTGAAGTTGCATTTGCTCATTGGCAACCCATTTTAGATGGATTATTAGAGGGAACAATTCAAGGAGGTTCTTTTAAGCTAATTAAACACAAAAATAAGTGGTATGTCTATCTGTCAATCACTGAGGATGTTCCAGAAGTTAAGACAGAAAAACGGTTGGGATGCGACAGAGGGCAAAATAATTTAGCGGTGGTTGCACCAAAAGAAGGTTTCGGCAAATTCTTTAATGGTCAAGGTGTTAAGCATCGAAGACGTTATTTTCAACAACGAAGAAAACAACTTCAAGAGGCTAAAAAGTTTCGAGCATTAAAGAAATGGAACAAGAAAGAGCAACGATGGAGCGAGGCAGTTAATCATACCATTAGTCGTCGAATTGTTCGTTTTGCCCAATACCACAATGCTGATGTTGTAATTGAGGATTTAGAAGGATGTCGCGGTACGATGAAACAGAGCCAGAAATTTCGTTCTGATTCAGGTCAATCTCGACATAGTTGGTCTTATTATTCCTTAGAACAAAAACTTGGTTATAAATTAGTTCTTAAGGGATTGAAGCTCATCAAAAGACCTGCACCTTATACTTCTAAATCTTGTTCAACTTGTGGTGTTATTGGTAAAAGAAATCGACAGGATTTTAATTGCCCTAATGGTCACTACCATAATTCCGATCTTAATGCTGCGAAAAACCTAGCTCAATGGGATGGGTTTTCATGTGATTTGAACCTAAAGAGAGATGCTTCTGTAATGGATTCATCCGGTTTAAATCATGGGGTGCTTGGCACACCCCCGAACTCGATGAATACTGTCAAACAAGAGTATATTCAACTAACCCTCTTTTTGACTGGGCTAGATACGAGAATCCCACCCCTTTAG
- a CDS encoding ISAs1 family transposase: protein MLTTLIEKLKKVKDYRKAQGTRHPIWLVLLIVILGLMSRNLGYRELENFAKINRKELSQVLKIKLEKLPSYSTIRRVIQGVEWSNLIEIFNQWAALNYPHQEELDWLAVDGKSLRSTLKDFGDNSQNFVMIVSLFSQRTGCVLNLKKLENKKGSEISQAQEIVRDCQLKGKVITFDALHCNQKTAALVIESGNDYIMALKKNQKKLYEQVEAVIKSENPLSVDVTHEHSHGRKITRKVSIYQVNSDFYKGWNHLKLVIQIERSGNRGKKPYKEKVYYISSVVNEAQTLAQIIKGHWGIENQCHWVKDVIFQEDKSRIRNFQAATNFSTLKTLVINLFRSWGFVSITEGQRWLTAHWYKIFSLGELFPLKS, encoded by the coding sequence ATGCTAACAACTCTAATAGAAAAACTGAAAAAAGTCAAGGATTACCGGAAAGCCCAGGGGACAAGGCATCCCATATGGCTAGTATTATTAATAGTCATCTTGGGGCTAATGTCGAGAAATTTAGGGTACAGAGAACTGGAAAATTTTGCTAAAATTAATCGAAAAGAACTCAGCCAAGTTTTAAAAATCAAGCTAGAAAAACTGCCATCATACTCAACAATAAGAAGAGTAATACAAGGGGTAGAATGGTCAAATTTAATCGAGATATTTAATCAATGGGCGGCTTTGAATTATCCGCATCAAGAAGAACTAGATTGGTTAGCAGTAGATGGAAAAAGCCTCAGAAGCACTTTGAAAGATTTTGGAGATAACTCCCAAAATTTTGTGATGATTGTTTCACTATTTAGTCAAAGAACAGGATGTGTATTAAACCTGAAAAAGTTGGAGAACAAAAAAGGATCAGAAATCAGCCAAGCGCAAGAGATAGTAAGGGATTGCCAGTTAAAAGGAAAAGTAATAACCTTTGATGCGTTGCACTGTAATCAGAAGACTGCTGCTCTAGTCATTGAGAGTGGAAATGATTATATAATGGCTTTAAAGAAAAATCAAAAAAAGTTATATGAGCAAGTTGAAGCTGTAATAAAAAGTGAAAATCCTTTGAGTGTAGATGTGACACATGAACACAGCCATGGCAGAAAAATTACTCGAAAAGTTTCGATTTATCAAGTCAATAGCGACTTCTACAAAGGGTGGAATCATCTGAAACTTGTGATTCAGATAGAAAGAAGTGGCAATAGAGGAAAAAAGCCCTACAAAGAAAAAGTATATTATATCAGTAGTGTCGTTAACGAGGCTCAAACGTTGGCTCAAATCATTAAAGGACATTGGGGGATTGAGAATCAATGCCATTGGGTAAAAGATGTAATTTTTCAAGAAGATAAAAGCCGAATTCGTAACTTTCAAGCGGCTACTAACTTCTCAACTCTCAAAACTCTGGTGATCAATCTTTTCAGAAGTTGGGGTTTTGTATCAATAACAGAAGGACAACGATGGTTAACTGCTCACTGGTACAAGATTTTCAGTCTTGGGGAACTGTTTCCCCTAAAATCCTAA
- the speB gene encoding agmatinase — MISTLSATTAVDFLGSEIVPDYETAKVVILPIPYEATTSYRKGCENGPSALLEASHQLECYDEELDREVCFDAGIFTHTPIADTRNGKTVAAEEMLSVTQKTLKGLIEDQKFVISIGGEHSITAGVVQGYCQVYQEPFTVVQIDAHGDLRHEYEGTIHNHACVMRRIVNLGLPTVQVGIRAICQEEADLIKQKNLTIFRAREMAFNQDWIEQAIASIPTEKVFLTIDVDGIDPSLIPGVGTPEPGGLNWYSTLTFLRHLFESKDVIGCDIMELAPVVDSVVSEFTVAKLTYKLIGYQAVSKGWIKG, encoded by the coding sequence ATGATCTCAACTCTCTCTGCGACTACTGCTGTAGATTTTTTAGGTTCTGAAATTGTCCCTGACTACGAAACGGCTAAAGTCGTGATTTTACCGATTCCCTATGAAGCGACCACCAGCTATCGTAAAGGATGTGAAAACGGCCCCTCGGCGCTGTTAGAGGCGTCTCATCAGTTAGAATGTTATGATGAGGAATTAGATCGAGAAGTCTGTTTTGATGCCGGAATCTTCACCCATACTCCGATTGCTGATACTCGGAATGGAAAAACAGTTGCGGCGGAAGAAATGTTGAGTGTGACTCAAAAAACTCTCAAGGGTTTAATTGAAGATCAAAAATTCGTGATTTCTATTGGTGGAGAACATAGTATTACCGCCGGAGTCGTACAAGGATATTGTCAAGTTTATCAAGAACCCTTTACGGTGGTTCAAATTGATGCTCATGGCGATTTAAGACATGAATATGAAGGTACAATTCATAATCATGCTTGTGTGATGCGGCGAATTGTTAATCTGGGATTACCCACTGTTCAAGTCGGAATTCGAGCGATTTGTCAAGAGGAAGCCGATTTAATTAAACAGAAAAATTTAACGATTTTTCGAGCGAGAGAAATGGCGTTTAATCAAGATTGGATTGAACAAGCGATCGCCAGTATTCCGACGGAAAAAGTGTTTTTAACCATTGATGTCGATGGCATTGATCCGAGTTTAATTCCTGGGGTAGGAACCCCGGAACCAGGAGGATTAAATTGGTATTCTACCCTAACATTTTTAAGACATTTATTTGAGTCTAAAGATGTTATTGGATGTGATATCATGGAATTAGCACCAGTGGTTGATTCTGTTGTTTCTGAGTTTACTGTTGCTAAATTAACCTATAAATTAATCGGGTATCAAGCTGTTTCTAAGGGGTGGATTAAGGGTTAA
- a CDS encoding alpha/beta fold hydrolase, which yields MLITSSIPQTWIWKGYPICYVREGNNGPAVVLVHGFGASWGHWRKNIPELAKHCRVFALDLIGFGGSVKPKPSPEIAYTFESWGEQIADFCREVVQEPAFLVGNSIGCIAVMQSAIDHPDTVQEVALLNCSLRLLHDRKRSEMPWYRNYGSSFVQELLKYSWFNQFFFKLLATPKTVKKVLLQAYKREEAVTDELVEILLKPAQDQGAVDVFAAFTRYSQGPLPEDLLPKLSCPALILWGTDDPWEPIELGEEFKHYSTVKQFIRLEGVGHCPQDEAPELVNPILLDWILGG from the coding sequence ATGTTGATTACTTCATCTATACCGCAAACTTGGATTTGGAAAGGATACCCGATTTGTTATGTGCGGGAGGGCAATAATGGCCCTGCGGTGGTTTTGGTTCACGGGTTTGGAGCATCTTGGGGTCATTGGCGGAAGAATATCCCCGAATTAGCGAAACACTGTCGCGTCTTTGCTTTAGATTTAATCGGGTTTGGAGGGTCAGTGAAACCGAAACCAAGTCCAGAAATTGCTTATACCTTTGAAAGTTGGGGAGAACAAATCGCTGATTTTTGTCGAGAAGTTGTTCAAGAACCTGCGTTTTTAGTCGGAAATTCTATTGGTTGTATTGCGGTAATGCAGTCGGCTATTGATCATCCTGATACAGTTCAAGAAGTGGCTCTATTAAACTGTTCTTTAAGATTATTACACGATCGCAAACGTTCGGAAATGCCTTGGTATCGAAATTATGGATCTAGTTTTGTTCAAGAGTTATTAAAATATTCCTGGTTTAATCAATTCTTTTTTAAACTTTTGGCTACTCCAAAAACCGTTAAAAAAGTATTATTACAAGCCTATAAACGAGAGGAAGCGGTGACGGATGAATTAGTAGAAATATTATTAAAACCTGCCCAAGATCAAGGAGCAGTGGATGTTTTTGCTGCCTTTACTCGTTACTCTCAGGGGCCGTTACCGGAGGATTTATTACCAAAATTATCTTGTCCTGCTCTAATATTATGGGGAACGGATGATCCTTGGGAACCGATAGAACTCGGAGAAGAATTTAAACACTATTCAACGGTTAAACAGTTTATTCGATTAGAAGGAGTGGGTCATTGTCCCCAAGATGAAGCTCCAGAATTAGTCAATCCTATTTTATTAGATTGGATTTTAGGAGGGTAA